The sequence AATAATCGTAGTTGCAATAAGTTTAGCCATTTATGCCTCCTTGTAAGCTGGCCGCGGGCCAAAAAGCAAGGTCCCAATCCGTATCATATTAGACCCCTCACTAATGGCCACTTCAAAATCGGAACTCATACCCATTGACAAATAGGGTAGAGCCAGATTAAATTCCTTCTGGGCTTTTTCTCTAAGCTCATAAAGCTCTCGAAAACAAGGACGGGAATGCTCTGGATTTTCCACCGCCAAGCCCGGACCTAAAGTCATAAACCCCATCAGCTTCAAATGGGGTAGGTTTAAAATCTCGGTAATTAGAGCAAATACTAAACCGGGTTCAATACCAAACTTTGAAGGCTCACCAGAAGTATTGACCTCGATTAGGACCGGCACGATTTTACCCATCATACTGGCCCGCTTTTCAATTTCTAATGCAACATGAAGAGAATCAACACTTTGAATCATATCAAAGATTTCTAAGGCTTTTTTGACCTTATTGGTCTGTAAATGGCCGATTAAATGCCACGATACTTTATTACCGAGGTGCTGGTATTTTTCATAAGCCTCTTGGACACGGTTTTCGCCGATGATTTTTAGGCCGAGTTCTTGGGCCACATCTATTACATAATAAGGCACAGTTTTCGCAGCTCCCACCACGGTTATCTCCTGAGGATTTCGCCCGGCTTTCTCACAGGCTTTTTGTAGCCGGTCAAAAAAAGCCTCAAAGTTCGATTTAAGCTTCTTATAAATCTCTTCCCGGTTTGTAGCCATCACTTAGATTATACCAACAGTTATCTAAAAATCAAGAAACGGTAACTAATCCAATCAGGAATTTAACAGTGGATAATTGTTTGACAATCAAAGAATTAAACCTACCATTATTAGTTCTCTTGGAGTATTGGCAATATATTGGGTCGTTGTTAATATAAGTTATTGACATTCTTGTGGTTTTTGTTATAATTGCACTTATTTATGCTAGGCAAGGGATATTGGCTACTGTTACCGGCACTATTAGGGCTTTCGTGTTGTTATCGACCGGTAATAAAGGAGAGTGGGGATAAACCGGAAAGCCGGCTACTTTTTTTAGAGGTCAAAAAGCCGGATAGTTTAGGGTTGCCATTAGGGTCTAAGTATAAGGGTAAATTTAAGGTGACCTTTTACTGGATTGTCGAAGAGAAAGACTATACCGGCAAGCGCGATACCCCAATTTATTTAGAAAACGGCAGGCTATTGGGCTATTTCCCCCGGAAGTTTGTAGAGGACTTTAAGAAGGAGTCTTGTGCCGAATTGATTGATGGTCGTCGGATAAGTTATTTAAAACGAGCTAACCGGGCACGGATCGTTAAGGATTTCTTAGGCTACGGTGGGTACACCATTGCGCCATTTCGATCTGTCGCCGTTGACCCCAATATAATACCTTTAGGTTCTAAACTTTATATCCCCCAATTAGCCAAAGTTGACCGAGCAGTTGCAGTGGCTTATGGTGATTTAGACGAACCCGGTATTGTATATGCCCATGACATCGGCTCAATGGTTAATAACCATCATATAGATATCTTTGTGGGCTATAAGAGTAACTTAAAGTTATTTTATGAGGCTGGAGTTGTAAGTTCTGGTCTGGTCGACGTCTACCTTTTGGAATAAGATGTGGTAATTCTCAGCCAGGGAATTTCTTATTAAAGTTAATAGGTTTTCTTGGCACCACAGGTAATAGAGGCCTTTTAGGGTTACCACCTGAATGTTGTTATCGGATTTTAAATATTTAAGAAGTGCTGAAAAGTTATCCACACTCCATTCCGTAAATACCTTAGGATTTGGTGCCAGTCGATGTAATAATAAGACGGTATTTTTATGGCTAATTATAAAATTTATTACCTCATGGACAGTTGTTTCTTTTCTTATTTCTTTTACCGCTAGCTTATAGCGATCCACCCAAAAATTCGGTTCGCCGTATAGCACAGCTCGAGCCAAAAGATAATTAGTTTCTTTTACCAGTTTTATCACCCGATCGTCGAAATAACCGTAGGGATAAATAAAAGTTACAGTGGGTTCAGCAAAGGTTGAGTCCAAAATCTGTTTAGAGCGTTCAAGCTCAAACTTTATTTCTTGTTCAGATAGTCTGGTCAGGTTTCGATGACTTACTGAATGGCTGGCAATCTCAATTTTTAAGTTTTTCTGCATCTCTTTGATCTCTCCAACATTCATAAACTGATAGGGATTAGCTGATTTTCTGGGATAAGGCATGCGGTCTAAATAATTGGTGATGACCCCCAGGGTAATCGGCAGTTGATACTCTTTTAACAGAGGATAGCCATATTTATATACGGAATAATAGGCATCATCAAAACATAAAACTACACTTCTTAGTTCAGTTCCATAGAGGTTAATAATAAGAAAAGCTCCTAAAAGTAGTTTGGTTTTTAGCACGGGATTACAATTGATTTAAGGTAGGGGCAATTGAATTTGAGTCTTGGTCTTTTTTCCAAAGGTTTCATAAGCTAATGCGGTAGCTTCTCGCCCCCTTGGCGTTCGATTGAGGAATCCTTTTTGGACTAGATAAGGTTCATATACTTCTTCGATAGTTTCAGCACTTTCTCCGACTGCAATTGCCAAAGTATTAATGCCAACCGGTCCGCCGTTAAATTTCTCGATAATTGTCAGAATGATACGTTTATCCATCTCGTCTAATCCGTTTTTATCAACTTCTAGTTTTTCTAAAGCGTATTCGGCAATTTCCTTGTCGATAATAGATTTATTACTAACTTGGGCAAAATCCCGAACTCGCCGCAAGAGCCGATTAGCGATTCTTGGAGTACCTCTAGCTCGGGTTGCGATTTCCATTGCGCCATCGTCAGAGATCTCTACTTCTAAAATACTTGCTGAGCGCTTAATGATTAAGAAGAGATCTTCGGGCTGATAATAGTCAAGTCGAAACGAGATTCCAAATCGAGCCCGAAGCGGTGCGGTAAGAAGACCAGAACGAGTGGTAGCGCCGATTAGGGTAAAACTTTTAATTGGAATTCGGCAAGTTCGAGCACCGGGCCCTTTGTCTAAGACGATATCGATTGTAAAGTCATCTAGTGCCGGGTAGAGATATTCCTCGACCGATTTATTAGTCCGATGGACTTCATCAATAAAAAATATATCCCGCTCTTCTAAATTAGTAAGAATGCCACATAAATCAGCCGGTCGTTCAAGTACCGAACCGGTCGTAGTGTGAATATTACTGGCCATTTCATTAGCAATTATATTTGCTAAAGTTGTTTTACCAAGTCCTGAGGGACCAAAAAGTAAGACGTGTTCTAAGGGTTCTTGGCGTTTTTTGGCTGCTTCAATAAAAACTGCTAAGTTTTCTTTGATTTTATTCTGGCCAATAAATTCGACAAGCCGTTTCGGCCGCAATTTGACATCAAAAACTTCTTCCCCCTCAAGTTTTTGAGGCGAAGTTAACCTGAGTTTTTTGTCCTTGCTCATCTACCGGTCTCGCTGTTTTA comes from candidate division WOR-3 bacterium and encodes:
- a CDS encoding YggS family pyridoxal phosphate-dependent enzyme, producing the protein MATNREEIYKKLKSNFEAFFDRLQKACEKAGRNPQEITVVGAAKTVPYYVIDVAQELGLKIIGENRVQEAYEKYQHLGNKVSWHLIGHLQTNKVKKALEIFDMIQSVDSLHVALEIEKRASMMGKIVPVLIEVNTSGEPSKFGIEPGLVFALITEILNLPHLKLMGFMTLGPGLAVENPEHSRPCFRELYELREKAQKEFNLALPYLSMGMSSDFEVAISEGSNMIRIGTLLFGPRPAYKEA
- a CDS encoding 3D domain-containing protein — encoded protein: MLGKGYWLLLPALLGLSCCYRPVIKESGDKPESRLLFLEVKKPDSLGLPLGSKYKGKFKVTFYWIVEEKDYTGKRDTPIYLENGRLLGYFPRKFVEDFKKESCAELIDGRRISYLKRANRARIVKDFLGYGGYTIAPFRSVAVDPNIIPLGSKLYIPQLAKVDRAVAVAYGDLDEPGIVYAHDIGSMVNNHHIDIFVGYKSNLKLFYEAGVVSSGLVDVYLLE
- a CDS encoding polysaccharide deacetylase family protein, whose product is MLKTKLLLGAFLIINLYGTELRSVVLCFDDAYYSVYKYGYPLLKEYQLPITLGVITNYLDRMPYPRKSANPYQFMNVGEIKEMQKNLKIEIASHSVSHRNLTRLSEQEIKFELERSKQILDSTFAEPTVTFIYPYGYFDDRVIKLVKETNYLLARAVLYGEPNFWVDRYKLAVKEIRKETTVHEVINFIISHKNTVLLLHRLAPNPKVFTEWSVDNFSALLKYLKSDNNIQVVTLKGLYYLWCQENLLTLIRNSLAENYHILFQKVDVDQTRTYNSSLIK
- the ruvB gene encoding Holliday junction branch migration DNA helicase RuvB; amino-acid sequence: MSKDKKLRLTSPQKLEGEEVFDVKLRPKRLVEFIGQNKIKENLAVFIEAAKKRQEPLEHVLLFGPSGLGKTTLANIIANEMASNIHTTTGSVLERPADLCGILTNLEERDIFFIDEVHRTNKSVEEYLYPALDDFTIDIVLDKGPGARTCRIPIKSFTLIGATTRSGLLTAPLRARFGISFRLDYYQPEDLFLIIKRSASILEVEISDDGAMEIATRARGTPRIANRLLRRVRDFAQVSNKSIIDKEIAEYALEKLEVDKNGLDEMDKRIILTIIEKFNGGPVGINTLAIAVGESAETIEEVYEPYLVQKGFLNRTPRGREATALAYETFGKKTKTQIQLPLP